From the genome of Varibaculum prostatecancerukia, one region includes:
- the dinB gene encoding DNA polymerase IV, giving the protein MSKAPQAAAAKRDWGSDDSGTNILHVDMDAFFVEAEILRNPALRGKPVIVGGKSNRGVVSSASYEARAHGVHAAMPVSQAKRLCPQAIVVASGHGYYSALSKKVMAILGEITPVMEQISIDEAFLDVSGARRRLGTPLQIAQLLRARVRGKLSLPASVGIGRNKLVAKIASAHAKPDGILLVPADRTTDFLRILPVGAIPGIGASAGEKLQRKGISTVGQLAALDISQMNSLFGKAMGVRLYQMARGHDSRKVGEGSKEKSIGTEITFLQDVHSRETVAATLLDQSHQCAARLRANNLLAGNVTIKLRAADFRTWTRSRTLRQPTDVARDIAQAALGLFAKEKLPTGGIRLVGVTTKDLTSAISGVQMAWGSDSRGRATEVAMDKIHKKFGDISLRPATLVTPGNVDEVSGYETESH; this is encoded by the coding sequence ATGAGTAAAGCGCCCCAGGCTGCCGCCGCCAAACGCGATTGGGGCAGCGACGATAGCGGCACAAACATCCTCCATGTGGATATGGATGCTTTCTTTGTAGAGGCCGAGATTCTGCGCAACCCCGCGTTGCGAGGAAAACCGGTAATCGTGGGGGGAAAAAGTAATCGGGGAGTAGTGTCTTCGGCCTCCTACGAGGCCAGAGCCCACGGGGTACACGCCGCGATGCCCGTTTCCCAGGCTAAACGATTGTGTCCGCAAGCGATAGTGGTTGCCTCGGGACACGGATACTATTCGGCGCTTTCTAAAAAAGTGATGGCGATTCTAGGCGAAATTACCCCGGTTATGGAACAAATCTCGATTGATGAGGCTTTCTTAGATGTTTCCGGTGCGCGACGCCGTCTGGGTACTCCTCTGCAGATTGCGCAGTTGCTGCGTGCCCGAGTGCGGGGAAAGCTTTCCCTGCCGGCCTCAGTAGGCATAGGGCGCAATAAACTAGTGGCAAAAATTGCCTCGGCTCATGCCAAACCAGATGGCATCTTACTGGTGCCGGCAGACAGAACTACTGACTTTTTACGAATCCTCCCGGTGGGAGCCATCCCCGGGATTGGAGCCAGTGCGGGTGAGAAACTGCAGCGCAAAGGAATATCAACAGTCGGTCAGCTAGCTGCCTTAGATATTTCTCAAATGAATTCTTTGTTTGGGAAAGCTATGGGGGTGCGCTTGTACCAGATGGCGCGGGGACATGATTCCCGCAAAGTCGGTGAGGGTAGCAAGGAAAAATCCATCGGCACTGAAATAACTTTCCTCCAAGATGTGCATTCTCGGGAGACAGTGGCCGCTACTTTACTGGATCAATCTCATCAATGCGCGGCTCGGCTACGAGCCAATAATCTTCTAGCCGGTAATGTCACCATTAAGCTGCGAGCGGCAGATTTTCGCACTTGGACCCGCTCGCGAACCTTGCGTCAGCCCACCGATGTGGCTAGGGATATCGCCCAGGCAGCTTTGGGGTTGTTTGCTAAAGAAAAACTTCCGACAGGCGGGATTCGCCTAGTGGGAGTAACTACCAAGGATCTGACTTCCGCGATATCAGGCGTGCAAATGGCGTGGGGGAGCGACAGTCGCGGGCGGGCAACCGAAGTTGCGATGGATAAAATCCATAAAAAATTTGGCGATATCTCCCTGCGCCCCGCTACGCTAGTTACACCGGGAAATGTAGATGAGGTGTCCGGTTATGAAACCGAATCTCACTGA
- the murD gene encoding UDP-N-acetylmuramoyl-L-alanine--D-glutamate ligase, protein MTNQKWADRRVCIIGLGSSGSACAEVLATLGAKVSGIDSQEEAVERCCQEYPQGRFFQGDQDSCGALLDKIEPSLIVVSPGVPPRHRAFSWAVEHQVELWGEVELAWQIQKTATSRPDTPWLTITGTNGKTTTVGMTRSILQAAGYQALAVGNVGSPVVLAAANAKAQVLAVELSSFQLHTIRTLSPLAAVCLNLDADHLDWHGSQQAYAAAKARVYERAQKAALYNQQDPQTLKMVLDADVTEGCRAIGFTTGTPDIYQLGIVEDILVDRAYSANPYKEAVALVGRGDFRYYQAEPGITVLQDALAAAGLTRAFGVEAEAVRDGIREFVPQAHRRVTVGRAADVTWIDDSKATNTHAAAASLAGSSPNSVVWIAGGDAKGQSFDQLVQEVVSCLRGVVLIGKDRSALRQALAKHAPKVPVVEVSNPDDMMFSVVNEAVALSRPGDQVILAPACASWDQFENYSQRGEAFAEAVSRLEG, encoded by the coding sequence GTGACAAACCAAAAGTGGGCAGACCGCCGAGTTTGCATTATCGGTTTAGGTTCTTCAGGTAGCGCTTGCGCTGAAGTGCTAGCCACTTTGGGGGCGAAAGTATCCGGAATTGATAGCCAGGAAGAGGCGGTAGAGCGCTGCTGCCAGGAATACCCACAAGGCCGGTTCTTCCAGGGGGATCAGGATAGCTGTGGAGCCCTCCTCGACAAGATTGAGCCTTCGCTAATAGTTGTTAGTCCCGGGGTTCCTCCTCGTCACCGCGCGTTTTCCTGGGCGGTAGAACACCAGGTAGAGCTGTGGGGTGAGGTGGAGTTAGCCTGGCAGATTCAAAAAACTGCAACTTCACGTCCCGATACCCCTTGGCTGACCATTACCGGTACTAATGGCAAAACCACCACCGTGGGGATGACGCGTTCAATTTTGCAGGCTGCAGGCTACCAGGCGCTCGCGGTCGGGAATGTTGGTTCTCCGGTGGTGTTGGCGGCGGCTAATGCCAAAGCCCAGGTGCTAGCGGTGGAGTTATCTAGCTTCCAACTGCACACCATTAGGACGCTATCGCCACTGGCGGCAGTATGTTTGAATCTCGATGCTGATCACCTTGATTGGCATGGTAGTCAGCAGGCCTACGCGGCGGCGAAAGCGCGGGTTTATGAACGTGCCCAGAAAGCCGCCCTCTATAACCAGCAAGATCCCCAGACTTTAAAGATGGTGTTGGACGCTGACGTAACCGAGGGCTGCCGGGCAATCGGTTTTACTACCGGTACTCCCGATATTTACCAACTGGGTATCGTAGAGGATATACTGGTAGATCGGGCTTATAGCGCCAATCCCTATAAAGAGGCAGTAGCGTTAGTGGGCAGGGGAGATTTCCGCTACTACCAGGCGGAACCGGGGATTACCGTCCTCCAAGATGCACTGGCAGCTGCTGGTCTCACCCGGGCATTCGGGGTAGAAGCCGAAGCAGTACGCGATGGGATACGCGAGTTTGTTCCCCAGGCGCATCGCCGGGTAACGGTTGGTCGGGCAGCTGACGTTACCTGGATAGATGACTCGAAAGCTACCAATACTCATGCAGCGGCGGCTTCCCTTGCAGGTTCCTCCCCGAATTCAGTGGTCTGGATTGCCGGCGGGGACGCCAAGGGACAGTCCTTTGACCAGCTGGTTCAAGAAGTAGTCTCCTGTTTGCGGGGGGTAGTTCTGATTGGCAAAGATCGCTCCGCACTGCGCCAGGCCTTAGCCAAGCACGCACCTAAGGTGCCGGTGGTGGAAGTCAGCAACCCCGATGACATGATGTTTTCCGTGGTAAACGAGGCGGTGGCGCTGTCTCGTCCCGGGGATCAAGTAATCCTGGCTCCCGCTTGCGCATCCTGGGATCAGTTCGAGAACTATTCCCAGCGAGGGGAAGCTTTTGCTGAGGCCGTGTCCCGTTTGGAGGGCTAA
- a CDS encoding UDP-N-acetylmuramoyl-tripeptide--D-alanyl-D-alanine ligase — protein MWTLGWIADALNRSCKDPDIEVTGRVVTDSREVKPGDLYVARRGENSDGHSFLAAAKNAGAAAALVERPEEAEKAGIPYVQVLEATRALGWLAHAHLADLRAKGAGKKPVCVGITGSAGKTTTKDLLSSLLQLRGEVVAPEKSYNNEVGVPLTILRADETTDFLVLEMGASGPGHLSLLTEIAPLDMAIELMVGHAHLGGFGSIEGLAQAKAELLWGLRNFPGKRYWPLSDPALQAKEVFQQDGYSDAFPVVSAATSLAILNLDDGRVSQMASGQGIRYFGELETADSKKTGQNSPGVYASQVKIDGQGRAEFLMTRGQETIEVRLGLVGRHNVNNALAAVTAATELGVSLPEAARVLENAHPLSQHRLDVQEVESDITVIDDSYNANLDSMRSGIKTLQTLAKAKGRGRAIAVLGEMLELGADSSNHHRLVGQACVQADLDLVITVGKEAEPIYQTVSDHAEAQHCENAEQALKVIRQVLTPGDTVLIKGSNGSGVWKIADALTGGGEG, from the coding sequence ATGTGGACACTGGGCTGGATTGCCGACGCCCTTAACCGGTCTTGTAAAGACCCAGATATTGAGGTTACCGGACGGGTAGTCACCGATTCTCGCGAGGTTAAACCAGGGGATTTGTATGTGGCGCGTCGCGGTGAAAACTCCGACGGTCACAGTTTCCTAGCTGCTGCAAAAAACGCGGGAGCAGCGGCCGCACTCGTTGAACGCCCGGAAGAAGCCGAAAAAGCGGGAATTCCCTATGTGCAAGTTCTGGAAGCTACTCGGGCATTAGGATGGTTGGCACACGCGCACTTAGCGGATTTACGAGCTAAAGGAGCCGGGAAAAAACCTGTCTGTGTAGGGATTACCGGATCTGCGGGTAAAACTACCACTAAAGATTTGTTGTCTTCCTTATTACAGTTGCGCGGAGAGGTAGTGGCTCCTGAAAAGTCCTACAACAACGAGGTGGGGGTGCCCTTAACCATTCTGCGCGCGGATGAAACTACTGACTTTCTGGTGCTAGAGATGGGAGCTTCCGGACCCGGACACTTGTCGCTACTTACCGAAATTGCCCCTCTGGATATGGCGATTGAGCTAATGGTAGGGCACGCCCACCTGGGCGGATTCGGAAGTATAGAGGGGCTGGCGCAGGCCAAAGCGGAACTGCTTTGGGGGCTGCGAAACTTCCCGGGAAAGCGTTATTGGCCGCTAAGTGATCCCGCTTTGCAAGCAAAAGAAGTTTTCCAGCAAGACGGTTATAGCGATGCTTTTCCAGTTGTTTCCGCTGCGACCTCACTAGCTATCCTGAATCTTGACGATGGAAGAGTGAGTCAAATGGCTTCCGGCCAGGGAATACGTTATTTTGGGGAGTTGGAAACTGCTGATAGCAAAAAAACTGGTCAGAATTCCCCTGGCGTCTATGCCTCCCAGGTAAAGATAGACGGTCAGGGCCGAGCAGAATTTTTGATGACTCGCGGGCAAGAAACTATCGAAGTGAGGTTAGGGCTAGTAGGCCGACATAATGTCAATAATGCCTTGGCGGCAGTTACTGCTGCTACCGAGTTGGGGGTTTCCCTGCCCGAGGCCGCCCGCGTCCTCGAAAATGCTCATCCGTTATCGCAGCACCGCCTGGACGTGCAGGAAGTCGAATCTGATATTACCGTGATCGACGATTCCTATAACGCGAACTTGGATTCGATGCGTTCGGGGATAAAAACCCTGCAAACTTTAGCTAAAGCTAAGGGGCGAGGACGGGCAATAGCAGTACTAGGGGAGATGCTGGAACTGGGGGCAGATTCCAGCAACCATCACCGCCTGGTTGGCCAGGCTTGTGTGCAGGCAGATTTAGACCTAGTTATCACTGTGGGCAAAGAGGCAGAGCCGATTTATCAGACAGTTTCCGACCACGCCGAGGCTCAACACTGCGAAAATGCCGAACAGGCGCTTAAAGTGATTAGGCAGGTTCTAACTCCCGGCGATACGGTATTGATTAAAGGATCTAACGGATCTGGGGTCTGGAAAATTGCAGACGCCCTGACAGGAGGTGGCGAGGGCTAA
- the rsmH gene encoding 16S rRNA (cytosine(1402)-N(4))-methyltransferase RsmH: protein MSQSATLTHQPVLAERCIALLGEGIKQVGSEGRALVIDATLGLGGHSELILQTYPQVHLVGIDRDKQALANATRRLRDYSARFTAVHATYDAIDQVAAAYSSEEYPLAGVLMDLGVSSMQLDDTARGFSYAREADLDMRMDQSSGKTAADLLAELPTAELTEILRQWGEERFASRIAREIVRAREKSPITSSTQLVDIVREAIPAPARRSGGNPAKRTFQALRIAVNQELSILSDALPKALQALAPGGVLVVEAYQSLEDRIVKRAFQQAVAPAILEGIPLAEPKTFQLLINGAEKAPEAEVENNPRSASVRLRAIRKLSAQAERNGE, encoded by the coding sequence ATGTCCCAAAGCGCTACTTTAACCCACCAGCCGGTGCTGGCTGAGCGCTGTATCGCGCTCTTAGGAGAGGGGATTAAGCAGGTAGGATCAGAGGGACGCGCCCTAGTCATTGATGCCACTTTGGGGCTGGGGGGACATAGCGAACTTATTTTACAGACCTATCCCCAGGTGCATCTGGTAGGCATTGACCGAGATAAACAGGCGTTAGCGAATGCTACAAGACGCCTGCGGGACTATTCTGCGCGCTTCACGGCAGTACATGCCACCTATGACGCTATTGATCAAGTCGCCGCCGCCTACAGTAGTGAGGAATATCCACTGGCTGGAGTGCTAATGGATTTAGGGGTTTCCTCTATGCAGCTCGACGATACTGCTCGCGGTTTTAGTTATGCCCGCGAGGCCGACCTGGATATGCGCATGGATCAAAGTAGCGGGAAAACGGCCGCTGACTTATTAGCTGAGCTGCCAACTGCCGAGTTGACCGAGATTTTGCGTCAATGGGGAGAAGAACGCTTTGCTTCCCGGATAGCCCGAGAAATAGTACGTGCGCGGGAAAAAAGTCCAATCACCTCCTCTACCCAATTGGTAGATATCGTGCGGGAAGCTATTCCGGCTCCTGCCCGACGCAGCGGGGGAAATCCCGCAAAACGCACATTCCAAGCCCTGCGGATAGCGGTTAACCAGGAACTCAGTATCCTCAGTGACGCCCTGCCGAAAGCGCTACAAGCGCTAGCTCCGGGGGGAGTCCTGGTGGTTGAGGCTTACCAATCTCTAGAGGATCGGATAGTTAAACGCGCCTTTCAGCAGGCAGTAGCACCGGCAATCCTAGAGGGGATTCCGCTAGCTGAACCAAAAACTTTCCAATTGTTGATTAATGGAGCAGAAAAAGCCCCAGAAGCTGAAGTAGAAAATAATCCTCGCTCCGCATCGGTGCGGCTGCGAGCAATCCGCAAATTAAGTGCGCAAGCAGAAAGGAACGGGGAATAA
- a CDS encoding FtsW/RodA/SpoVE family cell cycle protein — translation MKNKQKARSGVTGKVKAKLPRIKVERAPSFRSDNPEDKRRILNLWRSITRNPVFDYQMLWFLVIALSLIGLLMQFSASVILELSAGINPYWGIIRPLVIMGLGFAAMIFISRLPAGRLENYTLILIFPLAVAGQLAVFTGLGRSQGGNRNWVYVPGINQVFQPSEFLKVAFILLLITVFVSGRCQIDSLSSLSKWVGIPFLIIVATVMGGHDMGTLLIFVSILLCVLLVVGISMRWFSMGIALLALGAVGAVLASSSRRRRVLSFLKPSQADPMGSGLQPLRAKWGLGTGGLTGVGPGASRQKWNYLPEAHTDFIYAILGEEFGLVGTLLVLLLFGLLAWVLCRLIIHSANPATRICAGGTLGWIIAQALINILVVIGFLPVVGVPLPLVSSGGSTALATLIQMGVLLSYVRAEPGVAEAAARRPKYLRATRAVRLGKRNAK, via the coding sequence GTGAAGAACAAACAGAAAGCTCGTAGCGGGGTTACCGGGAAAGTAAAAGCAAAACTTCCCCGCATCAAAGTGGAACGTGCTCCCAGTTTTCGTTCGGATAATCCCGAGGATAAACGCCGCATATTGAACTTGTGGCGTTCTATAACCCGCAATCCGGTCTTCGACTACCAGATGCTGTGGTTCCTGGTTATCGCGCTGTCGCTAATCGGATTACTAATGCAGTTTTCGGCCTCGGTGATCCTGGAACTTTCAGCCGGAATTAACCCTTACTGGGGAATCATTCGCCCTCTGGTCATTATGGGCTTGGGATTCGCGGCGATGATTTTCATTTCGCGTCTACCCGCCGGCCGGCTAGAAAACTATACCCTTATTTTAATCTTTCCCCTGGCGGTAGCGGGACAGTTAGCTGTTTTCACCGGCCTAGGTAGATCCCAAGGCGGTAACCGCAACTGGGTATATGTTCCCGGCATTAACCAAGTATTCCAACCCTCGGAGTTCTTAAAAGTTGCTTTTATTCTGCTTTTAATAACGGTGTTTGTTAGTGGCAGATGCCAAATAGATTCGCTTAGTTCCCTTTCAAAATGGGTGGGAATACCGTTCCTGATCATCGTAGCCACGGTAATGGGTGGTCACGACATGGGAACCTTGTTGATCTTTGTTTCTATTCTGCTGTGTGTACTGCTGGTAGTGGGGATTTCCATGCGTTGGTTCAGCATGGGAATTGCTTTGCTCGCCTTGGGTGCAGTCGGCGCAGTATTGGCTTCTTCTTCGCGGCGGCGCCGGGTACTTTCCTTCTTAAAACCCTCACAGGCAGACCCTATGGGATCGGGGTTGCAGCCACTGCGCGCCAAATGGGGTCTAGGAACCGGAGGACTGACCGGGGTAGGACCGGGGGCTTCTCGGCAAAAATGGAACTACTTGCCCGAAGCGCACACTGACTTTATCTATGCCATCTTGGGAGAAGAGTTCGGGCTGGTGGGAACGCTGCTAGTGCTATTACTCTTCGGGTTGCTGGCTTGGGTACTTTGCCGGCTAATAATTCATTCCGCGAATCCCGCTACCCGGATATGCGCGGGGGGAACTTTGGGTTGGATAATCGCCCAAGCCCTAATAAACATCCTAGTAGTGATTGGATTCTTGCCAGTAGTAGGGGTACCTTTACCGCTGGTTTCTTCGGGGGGATCCACTGCCTTAGCAACCCTGATACAAATGGGAGTGCTCTTAAGCTACGTGCGTGCAGAGCCGGGGGTAGCCGAGGCGGCGGCGCGCAGACCAAAATATCTACGTGCCACTAGAGCCGTGAGATTGGGGAAACGCAATGCAAAATAA
- a CDS encoding peptidoglycan D,D-transpeptidase FtsI family protein yields MVQKKRNYPRGESASSRGKTVKSRGKSTGLAASSSSKHQSSKEQLTAEVAKKRGRLLLVLVGVISLICAGRLFDLQVVQGPSLADAATQARTSSATIVAKRGDIVDRKGTVLATSIEVYNIAVNQLLVKDYIHREVFDSSGKIVTDKAKLRDPRNHEKIVGTGAAEAARQLAPILKMNPAELGGKMVGKRGFVYLAKNVSAQDWRKIRKLGIDGIDAERRYQREYPNGATASSILGFTDYEGVGQAGVEATQNKLLEGIPGKRSTEISPSGQIIPGGTDILEAAKPGKTLRLTIDADLQNSAENILNKQVSDFGAAWGAAIVQRVGSGQILALADSGNEPPEEVRKRTSGTTGSRAIQYTYEPGSSGKLVTFATALEQKKITPLTPVSAPYEITLAGQSFRDSHSHPTLALTASGVLAESSNTGTVQIGQMVTDKQRYQMMTGLGMGQKTGIEMPGESAGLIGSPDKWDGRQRMTTMFGQGMACTPIQISSLISTIANHGVRLKPHLVEGYEDLQGVLHKAKQPAAAQKVDQNTAATLVRMMESVTTDEGTARKAQVSGYRTAGKTGTSEILSGSGASEGVVASFVGLAPAENPEIAVSIIIYKPTTGTYGGVVAGPVFSQVTAQALTLLDVPPSATKPKLYPIEAH; encoded by the coding sequence ATGGTTCAGAAGAAGCGGAACTACCCGCGCGGCGAGAGCGCTTCTTCGCGGGGGAAGACAGTAAAAAGTCGTGGCAAATCGACTGGACTTGCTGCGAGTAGTTCATCTAAACATCAATCTTCCAAAGAACAATTAACCGCGGAAGTAGCCAAAAAGCGGGGAAGATTGCTGTTGGTGCTGGTGGGGGTAATTTCTCTGATTTGTGCCGGTCGGTTATTTGATTTACAGGTAGTTCAAGGGCCGTCTCTGGCTGATGCGGCTACCCAGGCTCGTACCTCTTCTGCCACGATTGTGGCGAAGCGGGGTGACATAGTTGACCGTAAGGGAACGGTCTTAGCCACTTCGATTGAGGTGTACAACATTGCTGTAAATCAGCTATTAGTAAAGGACTATATCCACCGAGAGGTGTTCGATAGCTCTGGCAAGATTGTTACTGATAAAGCCAAACTGCGTGACCCCAGAAATCATGAAAAAATAGTAGGAACTGGAGCGGCGGAAGCGGCTCGTCAACTCGCGCCCATCTTGAAAATGAATCCCGCAGAGCTGGGCGGAAAAATGGTAGGGAAACGCGGATTCGTTTATCTTGCCAAGAATGTTAGTGCGCAAGACTGGAGAAAAATTCGGAAGTTAGGGATAGATGGGATTGATGCGGAGCGTCGTTACCAACGCGAATATCCTAACGGAGCGACCGCTTCCTCGATTTTAGGGTTTACCGATTACGAGGGAGTCGGTCAGGCTGGTGTCGAGGCTACCCAAAATAAACTCTTAGAAGGAATCCCCGGTAAACGCTCCACGGAGATATCCCCCTCGGGTCAGATTATTCCGGGCGGAACCGATATTTTAGAGGCCGCAAAACCAGGTAAAACCCTGAGGTTAACTATCGATGCTGATCTACAAAACAGTGCCGAAAATATCCTGAACAAACAGGTTTCTGATTTTGGTGCTGCCTGGGGTGCGGCTATTGTGCAAAGGGTCGGTAGTGGCCAGATCCTGGCGCTAGCTGATTCTGGGAATGAGCCCCCAGAAGAAGTGCGAAAACGAACCTCCGGCACCACCGGATCACGGGCAATACAATATACCTACGAGCCGGGTTCTAGCGGAAAGCTGGTTACTTTTGCTACCGCTTTGGAGCAAAAGAAAATAACTCCTTTAACCCCGGTGAGTGCCCCCTACGAAATCACTCTCGCCGGGCAGTCATTCCGGGATTCTCATTCTCACCCCACTTTGGCGCTAACCGCTTCTGGGGTGTTGGCAGAATCTTCTAACACCGGCACCGTGCAAATTGGGCAAATGGTTACTGACAAGCAGCGTTATCAGATGATGACCGGATTGGGGATGGGACAAAAAACTGGTATCGAAATGCCCGGAGAGTCCGCAGGATTAATCGGCAGTCCGGACAAATGGGATGGTCGCCAGCGGATGACCACCATGTTTGGGCAGGGAATGGCCTGCACTCCGATTCAGATTTCTTCGCTAATCTCCACTATTGCTAACCATGGGGTGCGGCTGAAACCTCATCTGGTCGAGGGATACGAAGATTTGCAGGGGGTATTGCATAAAGCTAAGCAACCGGCAGCCGCGCAAAAAGTAGACCAAAATACCGCGGCTACCCTGGTACGAATGATGGAATCGGTTACTACTGATGAAGGAACAGCCCGCAAGGCGCAGGTTTCTGGTTATCGAACGGCCGGGAAAACTGGAACCAGTGAGATTTTATCGGGGTCGGGTGCCTCCGAGGGGGTGGTGGCATCATTTGTGGGACTAGCGCCGGCCGAAAATCCCGAGATAGCGGTATCGATTATTATCTATAAGCCCACAACCGGGACTTATGGTGGGGTAGTGGCTGGTCCGGTATTCTCCCAGGTTACTGCGCAAGCACTGACGTTATTAGATGTTCCTCCCTCTGCTACTAAGCCTAAGCTTTATCCGATCGAAGCTCACTAG
- the mraY gene encoding phospho-N-acetylmuramoyl-pentapeptide-transferase has protein sequence MVPLGIALLTSLVVSLGGTPVLIRLLRKHQYGQFIRKDGPTAHYTKRGTPTMGGIVIILATVCGWIAAHIASWTFPSASGWLLMLLILGLGLIGFLDDYIKISRQRSLGLTGWAKIVGQLAIGTTFGVLALLFPRREETGIAITPASTKISVVRDVSGLDLAFAGTVVAIILFAIWANFLIAAWSNGVNLIDGLDGLSSGSCLFAFGAYTGVATWQYYQRCPLREVAPQVADACYEVRDPADLAIISLAIVGACFGFLWWNTSPAQIFMGDTGSLALGGAFAGLSILTRTEFLAVIIGGLFVMIVMSDVIQVGVFKLTGKRVFKMAPLHHHFELKGWKEVTIVVRFWIIAGLFAIAGVALFYAEWVVATR, from the coding sequence ATGGTGCCTTTGGGAATAGCGCTTTTAACCTCTCTAGTTGTCTCATTAGGGGGGACGCCGGTGCTGATACGGCTCCTCCGTAAGCATCAATATGGGCAGTTCATCCGGAAAGATGGCCCTACCGCACATTACACCAAGCGGGGCACCCCCACTATGGGCGGGATAGTAATCATCTTGGCTACGGTTTGTGGTTGGATTGCCGCGCATATTGCTTCTTGGACCTTCCCCTCGGCCTCGGGATGGCTGCTAATGCTATTGATTTTGGGGCTGGGACTAATCGGGTTCCTCGATGACTATATTAAAATCTCTCGGCAACGATCTTTAGGTTTGACCGGATGGGCTAAAATAGTAGGCCAGTTGGCGATAGGCACCACTTTCGGGGTATTAGCTCTACTGTTTCCGCGCCGGGAGGAAACCGGGATTGCGATTACTCCCGCCTCTACCAAAATTTCGGTGGTGCGCGACGTATCCGGCCTGGATCTTGCTTTTGCGGGCACAGTAGTGGCTATTATCCTGTTCGCAATCTGGGCAAACTTTCTGATTGCGGCCTGGTCAAACGGAGTAAATCTTATCGACGGTCTTGATGGCCTTTCCTCCGGATCTTGCCTATTTGCCTTTGGTGCCTATACCGGGGTGGCTACCTGGCAGTATTATCAGCGCTGCCCGCTTCGGGAAGTTGCTCCTCAGGTGGCGGATGCTTGCTACGAGGTACGTGACCCGGCAGATTTAGCCATTATTTCCTTGGCAATAGTGGGTGCCTGTTTTGGCTTCTTGTGGTGGAATACTTCTCCTGCCCAGATTTTCATGGGGGACACTGGTTCCCTAGCTTTAGGCGGGGCTTTTGCGGGGCTTTCCATTCTGACTCGCACCGAGTTTCTGGCAGTCATCATCGGCGGGCTGTTCGTTATGATCGTGATGTCGGACGTTATCCAAGTAGGGGTATTTAAACTGACTGGTAAAAGGGTGTTTAAGATGGCGCCCTTGCATCACCATTTCGAGTTAAAGGGATGGAAAGAAGTAACCATCGTAGTTAGGTTCTGGATTATAGCTGGCCTGTTTGCGATTGCGGGGGTGGCTCTGTTCTATGCCGAATGGGTGGTTGCAACCAGGTGA
- a CDS encoding DUF3040 domain-containing protein, whose translation MGLSEKEKQILAEMERQFSDVRVAKPPVESSSSEEKTQKLNLSPRLLATMILLVLVGIALLVVGISVWTISKFLAVAVAVIGFVVVLFSVTMPMNSRFASFGVNLHKSVDKRKPSSKGSSSGRSFKQRQADKWDRRNGDR comes from the coding sequence ATGGGGCTATCTGAAAAAGAAAAACAGATTTTGGCAGAGATGGAACGCCAGTTTTCCGATGTCCGCGTAGCAAAACCTCCAGTTGAAAGCAGTTCAAGCGAGGAAAAGACGCAAAAGCTCAATCTTTCGCCGCGGCTGCTCGCCACCATGATTTTACTGGTTCTGGTAGGGATAGCCCTACTGGTGGTGGGGATTTCTGTTTGGACGATTTCAAAATTTTTAGCAGTCGCCGTGGCAGTAATTGGTTTCGTAGTGGTGCTCTTTTCGGTCACCATGCCGATGAACTCGCGTTTCGCTAGCTTTGGAGTTAACCTCCACAAATCCGTGGACAAACGTAAGCCTTCCTCTAAAGGTTCTTCCTCCGGTCGCAGTTTTAAACAGCGCCAAGCAGATAAATGGGATCGCCGTAACGGCGACCGCTAG
- the mraZ gene encoding division/cell wall cluster transcriptional repressor MraZ yields MFLGTYEPKMDDKGRLILPAKFREQLAAGLVITRGQDRCLYVFPAREFEEMYQELRRAPLSSRQGRDYVRVMLSGASDEIPDKQGRIVIPPQLRSYADLGKQLAVIGAGARVEIWNAASWNQYLAEQEEAFSQTGEEVIPGMF; encoded by the coding sequence ATGTTCTTAGGAACCTATGAACCGAAAATGGACGATAAAGGGCGCTTAATTCTTCCGGCAAAATTCCGGGAACAACTAGCCGCTGGTTTAGTGATTACCCGAGGTCAAGACCGTTGTCTCTACGTTTTTCCTGCGCGCGAGTTCGAGGAGATGTATCAAGAACTACGCCGAGCTCCACTTTCCTCCCGCCAGGGGCGCGACTATGTTCGCGTGATGCTTTCGGGGGCATCCGATGAAATCCCCGATAAACAAGGACGAATAGTGATCCCGCCGCAGCTGCGCAGCTATGCCGATCTGGGTAAACAATTGGCAGTTATCGGCGCAGGCGCACGGGTAGAAATTTGGAATGCTGCGTCTTGGAATCAGTATCTGGCTGAACAAGAGGAAGCCTTCTCCCAAACCGGAGAGGAAGTGATTCCTGGAATGTTCTGA